One region of Microbacterium rhizosphaerae genomic DNA includes:
- a CDS encoding carbohydrate ABC transporter permease has product MDRDIATNEPRSVVRGGGFAPGRWVGRALAVVVAAFFVTFFVLPLVWLLLTPTKTPRQLLVDNPFSFGGLGTLAQNWTSLVTFQDGIIWTWIGNSVLYTGGALVITLVVSIPAGYALALTDFKLRRTLLAVTLVVMLIPSTALVLPIFLELSAVHLVGTPLAVILPFSFFPFGVYLTYIYFSTSVSHDLLNAARIDGAGEFRVFWSVAMPLAMPVIALVGFFNIVGNWNNYFLPFVMVPGPRAPIQVGLAELLSNVPLFNPTSAGSVTIDMPTLALATVVSVAPVLIIFLFSQRFLVSGMTAGGTKE; this is encoded by the coding sequence GTGGATCGCGACATCGCGACCAACGAGCCGCGCAGCGTCGTCCGCGGTGGAGGCTTCGCGCCCGGCCGCTGGGTGGGGAGGGCGCTCGCGGTCGTGGTCGCGGCCTTCTTCGTGACGTTCTTCGTGCTGCCGCTCGTGTGGCTCCTGCTGACGCCCACGAAGACCCCCCGTCAGCTGCTCGTGGACAACCCGTTCAGCTTCGGCGGCCTCGGCACTCTGGCGCAGAACTGGACGAGCCTCGTCACCTTCCAGGACGGGATCATCTGGACGTGGATCGGCAATTCGGTGCTCTACACCGGCGGAGCGCTGGTGATCACCCTGGTCGTGAGCATCCCGGCCGGGTACGCGCTCGCCCTCACCGACTTCAAGCTGCGCCGCACGCTGCTGGCCGTGACGCTGGTCGTGATGCTGATCCCGAGCACCGCGCTGGTGCTGCCGATCTTCCTCGAGCTCAGCGCCGTCCACCTCGTCGGGACGCCGCTCGCCGTCATCCTGCCGTTCTCGTTCTTCCCGTTCGGGGTCTATCTCACCTACATCTACTTCTCCACCAGCGTGTCGCACGACCTGCTGAACGCGGCACGCATCGACGGCGCGGGAGAGTTCCGGGTGTTCTGGTCGGTCGCGATGCCCTTGGCCATGCCGGTCATCGCCCTGGTCGGCTTCTTCAACATCGTCGGCAACTGGAACAACTACTTCCTGCCGTTCGTGATGGTGCCAGGGCCCCGCGCGCCGATCCAGGTCGGGCTCGCGGAGCTGCTCTCCAACGTGCCCCTGTTCAACCCGACCTCGGCCGGATCCGTGACGATCGACATGCCGACGCTCGCGCTGGCCACCGTGGTCTCGGTGGCGCCGGTGCTGATCATCTTCCTGTTCTCGCAGCGGTTCCTCGTGAGCGGGATGACCGCGGGCGGCACGAAGGAATGA
- a CDS encoding carbohydrate ABC transporter permease translates to MTAPAADSQRSRRRETAARKKPARAQAALGAVFSSGYGILLLLFGVLPALYAIYLAFTKDGGFAGVDNFLKVFGDYRFWPAVQHVAAYVVIWIVAQTVFVVLLALIVHAVGTRWLSSSVRFVYYIPGALAGASSVMLWLFLLDPTVSPVSGVLHAFGLNTFVQTVSLQNLPVIFTIISFWTGAGGWIVIMFGALNNIPVEVMEAARIDGAGAVKTAWHIQLPLMKKWISYMGIMTLAAGTQLFVEPRVLSQASKGVVPPDYSLNQLAYLYAFQQNDFNGSAAISLMLLLVALGLATFFVFRGGLFERD, encoded by the coding sequence ATGACGGCTCCCGCCGCCGATTCCCAGCGGAGTCGGCGGCGGGAGACCGCCGCGCGGAAGAAGCCCGCCCGCGCCCAGGCCGCCCTGGGGGCCGTGTTCTCGAGCGGGTACGGCATCCTGCTGCTCCTGTTCGGTGTGCTGCCCGCGCTCTACGCGATCTATCTCGCCTTCACGAAGGACGGCGGATTCGCCGGCGTCGACAACTTCCTCAAGGTCTTCGGCGACTACCGCTTCTGGCCGGCGGTGCAGCATGTCGCGGCCTACGTCGTGATCTGGATCGTGGCCCAGACGGTCTTCGTCGTCCTCCTGGCGCTGATCGTGCACGCGGTCGGGACGCGGTGGCTCTCGTCATCCGTCCGCTTCGTCTACTACATCCCGGGTGCGCTCGCCGGCGCATCCAGCGTGATGCTGTGGCTCTTCCTGCTCGACCCGACGGTGAGCCCCGTCTCCGGCGTTCTGCATGCGTTCGGCTTGAACACCTTCGTCCAGACCGTCTCGCTGCAGAACCTTCCGGTCATCTTCACGATCATCTCCTTCTGGACGGGTGCCGGCGGCTGGATCGTGATCATGTTCGGTGCGCTCAACAACATCCCGGTCGAGGTGATGGAGGCCGCACGCATCGACGGCGCGGGCGCCGTCAAGACGGCGTGGCACATCCAACTGCCGCTGATGAAGAAGTGGATCTCCTACATGGGGATCATGACGCTCGCCGCCGGGACCCAGCTGTTCGTCGAGCCGCGTGTGCTGTCCCAGGCGTCGAAGGGCGTCGTCCCGCCGGACTACTCGCTGAACCAGCTCGCCTACCTGTACGCCTTCCAGCAGAACGACTTCAACGGCTCGGCCGCGATCTCGCTCATGCTCCTGCTCGTGGCGCTCGGACTCGCCACCTTCTTCGTCTTCCGGGGTGGTCTTTTTGAGCGTGATTGA
- a CDS encoding ABC transporter substrate-binding protein has translation MAPQQRRFTRLSRSAAVIVTATAALVLAACSGGGGSSSTSSLGFTPAEQVKNSAITVWVDAAREPAVKAFEAKYPDIKVNEQTYDGNAGGSDSFKTKIALFDQSGQGWPDVVWSTQTNDASWASKGANGAQPFAAPLNKGWFDQSFLDGFTKGAQDPVTIDGTMYGLRNDLAQVVFWYDQKLLDQFGYTAPQTWEDYQSLSDKLAAEHPGYILGSVGDSFVGTYVYYMGAQAPIFQATKTTFSSNFDDPKSKKMTDLIDHMLKNGTLVQDSVFSADFVKKYQNKIVGMPGPIWYTGALFQSKDSLNVPAGQLGAGVPLHWAGDKIATGNVGGGVWYASSHTKNLDAVKTFLQFVTSADEYQVDLAPGYPAYAAAATKWIAKQAAAGYFVGDFQKNVTDAAGQTWSGWGYPSFSSETAYAKVVVPGLAAGKTVADLTDAWKTEMDNEAQVQGYKVK, from the coding sequence ATGGCTCCGCAGCAACGTCGCTTCACCCGTCTCTCCCGTTCCGCGGCGGTCATCGTGACCGCCACCGCGGCCCTCGTGCTGGCCGCGTGCAGCGGGGGCGGAGGCTCGTCCTCGACGAGCAGCCTCGGGTTCACCCCCGCCGAGCAGGTCAAGAACAGCGCGATCACGGTGTGGGTGGACGCCGCCCGAGAGCCCGCCGTGAAGGCTTTCGAGGCGAAGTACCCGGACATCAAGGTCAACGAGCAGACCTATGACGGCAACGCCGGTGGTTCCGATTCGTTCAAGACGAAGATCGCCCTCTTCGACCAGTCCGGGCAGGGCTGGCCCGACGTGGTCTGGTCGACGCAGACGAACGACGCATCCTGGGCGTCCAAGGGCGCCAACGGCGCGCAGCCGTTCGCCGCTCCGCTGAACAAGGGATGGTTCGACCAGAGCTTCCTCGACGGCTTCACCAAGGGGGCTCAGGACCCGGTGACGATCGACGGCACGATGTACGGGCTGCGCAACGACCTCGCCCAGGTGGTCTTCTGGTACGACCAGAAGCTGCTGGACCAGTTCGGGTACACCGCCCCGCAGACCTGGGAGGACTACCAGTCGCTGAGCGACAAGCTCGCCGCCGAGCATCCCGGTTACATCCTCGGCTCCGTCGGCGACTCGTTCGTGGGCACGTACGTCTACTACATGGGCGCGCAGGCGCCCATCTTCCAGGCCACGAAGACCACGTTCTCGAGCAACTTCGACGACCCGAAGTCGAAGAAGATGACCGATCTGATCGATCACATGCTGAAGAACGGCACCCTCGTGCAGGACAGCGTGTTCAGCGCCGACTTCGTCAAGAAGTACCAGAACAAGATCGTCGGAATGCCCGGTCCCATCTGGTACACCGGTGCCCTGTTCCAGAGCAAGGACAGCCTTAACGTGCCGGCCGGCCAGCTCGGCGCGGGCGTCCCGCTGCACTGGGCGGGCGACAAGATCGCCACCGGCAACGTCGGCGGCGGCGTCTGGTACGCGTCGAGTCACACGAAGAACCTGGATGCCGTGAAGACCTTCCTGCAGTTCGTCACGAGCGCCGACGAGTACCAGGTCGACCTGGCTCCCGGATACCCCGCGTACGCGGCGGCGGCGACCAAGTGGATCGCCAAGCAGGCGGCGGCCGGCTATTTCGTCGGCGACTTCCAGAAGAACGTGACGGATGCCGCCGGCCAGACCTGGAGCGGATGGGGATACCCGAGCTTCAGTTCGGAGACGGCGTATGCGAAGGTCGTCGTGCCCGGCCTCGCCGCCGGCAAGACCGTCGCGGATCTGACCGACGCGTGGAAGACCGAGATGGACAACGAAGCCCAGGTGCAGGGCTACAAGGTCAAGTGA